One region of Colius striatus isolate bColStr4 chromosome 4, bColStr4.1.hap1, whole genome shotgun sequence genomic DNA includes:
- the LOC104554703 gene encoding cytochrome P450 7A1, protein MFIASWIWGTVILCCGFWFLLVRRRRRQGEPPLENGFLPYLGCALQFGANPLEFLREKQKKHGHIFTCQVAGKYIHFLTDPFSYHALIRHGKHLDWKKFHFATSAKAFGHRSIDPAEGNTTENFHQTFIRTLQGNALDALIEAMMENLQYVMLQSRTSKPQSNTWITEGLYTFCCQVMFEAGFLTLFGKEFNSNNDKNLSSKQETERAHILNALENFKEFDRIFPALVAGLPIHLFKSAHSAREKLGEALLHKNLLKRDNLSELVTLRMFLNDTLSTFDDMEKAKTHVAVLWASQANTIPATFWSLFYLLKSPEAMRAATMEVQRSLESVGERISLDGKHISLNRKQLDNMPVLDSIIKEAMRLSSASMTFRVAKEDFTLHLENEYYNIRSDDIVALYPQLLHFDPEIYADPLTFKYDRFLNENGEEKTDFYRNGRKLKYYYMPFGTGIAKCPGRLFAVHEIKQFLVLIFSYFEIELADKSVKCPSLDQSRAGLGILQPTNDIYFRYRLKCL, encoded by the exons TTCTTCTAGTGAGGAGAAGGAG GAGACAAGGTGAGCCACCACTTGAAAATGGGTTCCTTCCGTACCTGGGCTGTGCCTTGCAGTTTGGTGCCAACCCTCTTGAATTCCtcagagagaagcagaagaagcaTGGCCACATTTTCACTTGCCAAGTAGCAGGGAAATACATTCACTTCCTCACTGACCCTTTTTCATACCATGCATTGATCCGACATGGAAAACACTTGGACtggaaaaagttccattttgcTACTTCTGCCAAG GCTTTTGGGCATCGTAGCATTGACCCAGCAGAAGGAAACACCACTGAAAATTTTCATCAGACGTTCATTAGAACCCTTCAAGGTAATGCCCTAGATGCCCTCATTGAAGCAATGATGGAAAACCTACAGTACGTCATGCTGCAGTCAAGAACATCTAAACCTCAGTCTAATACCTGGATAACAGAAGGACTTTATACATTCTGTTGCCAGGTGATGTTCGAAGCTGGTTTTTTAACACTTTTTGGTAAAGAATTTAACTCAAATAATGACAAAAATCTATCATCAAAGCAGGAAACTGAGAGAGCCCATATCCTAAATGCCCTTGAAAACTTCAAGGAATTTGATAGGATCTTTCCAGCCCTTGTGGCCGGGCTGCCCATCCACCTCTTCAAGAGTGCACACAGTGCACGTGAGAAGCTGGGAGAGGCACTCCTCCACAAGAACCTCCTGAAGAGGGACAACCTCTCTGAGCTTGTCACCCTCCGCATGTTCCTGAATGACACTCTATCAACCTTTGATGACATGGAAAAAGCAAAGACCCATGTGGCAGTGCTCTGGGCCTCACAAGCCAATACCATTCCTGCCACGTTTTGGAGCTTGTTCTATCTTCTTAA GAGTCCAGAGGCAATGAGAGCTGCCACCATGGAAGTGCAAAGAAGTTTGGAAAGTGTTGGAGAGAGGATCAGCTTAgatggaaaacacatttccttGAACCGAAAACAGCTGGATAATATGCCGGTACTAG ACAGCATCATCAAGGAGGCCATGAGGCTATCAAGTGCATCCATGACTTTCCGAGTTGCCAAGGAGGATTTCACTTTGCACTTAGAGAACGAGTACTATAACATTCGCAGCGATGACATTGTAGCTCTTTATCCTCAACTGTTGCATTTTGATCCAGAAATTTATGCTGATCCCTTG ACATTCAAATATGATCGCTTTCTCAATGagaatggagaagaaaagactgattTCTACCGCAACGGCCGCAAGTTGAAGTATTACTATATGCCGTTTGGGACGGGCATAGCAAAATGCCCCGGCAGGTTATTTGCTGTCCACGAAATTAAAcaatttttggttttgattttttcatattttgagATAGAGCTTGCGGACAAGAGTGTTAAATGTCCTTCTTTAGATCAATCCCGTGCAGGACTAGGTATTTTGCAACCGACAAATGATATTTATTTCAGGTATAGACTGAAATGCCTATGA